A genomic segment from Leptolyngbya boryana PCC 6306 encodes:
- a CDS encoding 50S ribosomal protein L11 methyltransferase: MSLIELSLDATEEAIDWIRSLLATVNYTGELQIEKGESPWAFHVRFYLSDRTKLNQIEQALSSLYRTGMTTELETAIVEQKIESTAESYRIGNRFVIGSANQTDDIALNIQESLAFGSGFHPATILSLRLIERHVTPGLEVLDLGCGSGILSVAIAKLGAKVLAIDNDAIAVEATQTAVEQNTVQDLVTVQLASLGKGSELGHWMGGETGEVSEIEPNENFDLIVANVFARILIRLSEDLRKAVRSPGRLILAGFTIEYEEELTETLGALGFELCDRLQEGDWIALAYQT, from the coding sequence ATGAGTTTGATCGAACTGAGCTTAGATGCGACTGAAGAGGCGATCGATTGGATTCGATCGCTTCTCGCAACTGTAAACTACACAGGAGAGCTTCAAATCGAGAAAGGTGAATCTCCTTGGGCGTTTCATGTTCGGTTTTATTTAAGCGATCGTACGAAATTAAATCAGATCGAACAGGCTCTTTCTTCGTTGTATCGAACCGGAATGACAACAGAATTAGAAACCGCGATCGTCGAACAAAAAATAGAATCGACTGCTGAATCTTATCGAATCGGGAATCGTTTCGTTATCGGTTCTGCCAATCAAACGGATGATATCGCGCTCAACATTCAAGAAAGTCTGGCATTTGGCAGTGGATTTCATCCCGCAACGATTCTCAGTTTGCGACTGATTGAACGGCATGTCACGCCTGGATTAGAAGTATTAGATCTAGGCTGTGGATCTGGAATTTTGAGTGTGGCGATCGCAAAGTTAGGCGCGAAAGTTTTAGCGATCGACAATGATGCGATCGCAGTTGAGGCAACTCAAACAGCAGTAGAACAAAATACAGTTCAAGATCTGGTCACGGTTCAATTGGCAAGTTTGGGAAAAGGAAGTGAGCTTGGACATTGGATGGGAGGCGAAACTGGGGAAGTGTCGGAGATCGAACCCAATGAAAATTTCGATCTGATTGTGGCAAATGTATTTGCGCGAATTTTGATTCGGTTGAGTGAGGATTTGAGAAAGGCAGTGCGATCGCCAGGGCGATTAATTTTGGCAGGATTTACGATCGAATACGAAGAGGAATTGACCGAAACATTGGGAGCGTTAGGGTTTGAGTTATGTGATCGACTTCAAGAAGGAGACTGGATCGCACTCGCTTATCAAACCTGA
- a CDS encoding PHP domain-containing protein has translation MLELHCHTTFSDGMLTPTELVEAALVSGVRALAITDHDTVSGWDEAIAAAPPELEIVPGLELSTVYRDRSMHILGFYPDRDRLIPPLNERLAGRKRRAQEMIDKLAVLGYPIELPEMGEGMAPGRPHIAAAMVKAGYVESTRDAFDEFLGDAQPAFVQYEKFSAVDGIKLLRDCGAVPVWAHPFLYRGRPVKDILPELVEAGLMGVEVFHPSHTLWQAERLKEMCAKYGLLMTGGSDFHGMPADVKTDEFRSLNSLHVSLDLLEPVKQAAELLKR, from the coding sequence ATGTTAGAACTACATTGCCACACAACTTTCTCTGACGGAATGCTCACGCCGACTGAGCTAGTCGAAGCAGCTTTGGTATCAGGTGTCCGGGCGCTTGCAATTACCGATCATGATACCGTTTCAGGCTGGGATGAAGCTATCGCGGCGGCTCCTCCTGAGTTGGAGATTGTGCCTGGCTTGGAATTGAGTACTGTTTATCGCGATCGCTCAATGCACATTTTGGGATTTTATCCGGATCGCGATCGCTTAATTCCCCCGCTCAACGAACGCCTTGCAGGTCGAAAACGTCGCGCTCAAGAAATGATCGATAAATTGGCAGTACTAGGCTATCCGATCGAACTGCCCGAAATGGGTGAAGGCATGGCTCCAGGTCGCCCGCATATTGCGGCTGCAATGGTAAAAGCGGGGTATGTAGAATCAACGCGCGATGCCTTTGATGAATTTCTCGGCGATGCTCAACCTGCATTTGTGCAGTATGAAAAATTTAGTGCGGTCGATGGCATTAAGCTTTTACGCGACTGTGGGGCGGTTCCAGTTTGGGCGCATCCGTTTCTGTATCGAGGTAGACCTGTGAAAGATATTCTGCCGGAATTAGTCGAAGCGGGTTTGATGGGCGTGGAAGTCTTTCATCCGAGTCATACGTTGTGGCAGGCAGAACGGTTAAAAGAGATGTGCGCCAAGTATGGCTTGTTAATGACGGGCGGCAGTGATTTTCACGGAATGCCTGCGGACGTGAAAACGGATGAGTTTCGATCGCTGAATAGCCTGCATGTTTCTTTGGATCTCTTAGAGCCTGTGAAGCAAGCGGCAGAATTATTGAAGCGTTGA
- the nei gene encoding endonuclease VIII — MPEGPEIRQAADQLAAALVNQRVTEMFFAFEHLKPYEAEFIGHCVTAVRTRGKGMVMSFSNQLYIYSHNQLYGRWYVRKLHSYPQTNRQLRLAIHAKKSALLYSASDIEVLQHSDLATHPFLSRIELDVLDEAVTVEQIAQRFRDKRFYRRQLPILLLDQHFLGGLGNYLRSEILFVAKVFPTLRPVDCSDQQIEALSQAVLSVTQQSYQTKGITNDLDIAMRLKTQGYKRGYYRHYVFNRDNQPCFVCGTSIVKEILGGRRLYYCPHCQAK, encoded by the coding sequence ATGCCTGAAGGTCCCGAAATTCGCCAAGCTGCCGATCAACTCGCCGCCGCACTCGTCAATCAACGGGTGACAGAAATGTTCTTTGCGTTTGAGCATCTGAAGCCTTATGAAGCAGAATTTATCGGACATTGTGTGACGGCAGTGCGGACTCGTGGCAAAGGTATGGTGATGAGTTTTAGCAATCAGCTTTACATCTACAGTCATAATCAGCTTTATGGACGTTGGTATGTCCGCAAGTTGCATTCCTATCCACAGACAAATCGACAGCTTAGATTAGCGATTCATGCCAAAAAATCGGCATTGCTTTACAGTGCTTCTGATATCGAAGTACTCCAACATTCAGATCTGGCTACCCATCCCTTTCTGAGCCGAATTGAATTAGATGTACTCGATGAGGCAGTCACCGTAGAACAGATTGCACAACGGTTTCGAGACAAGCGGTTTTATCGACGACAGTTGCCGATTTTATTGTTAGATCAGCATTTTTTAGGTGGATTGGGTAACTATCTTCGCAGTGAAATTTTATTCGTTGCAAAGGTGTTTCCGACCTTACGCCCAGTGGACTGTTCAGACCAGCAAATTGAAGCTCTTTCGCAAGCAGTTCTATCCGTGACTCAGCAATCTTATCAGACGAAAGGAATTACGAATGATTTAGACATAGCAATGCGGCTCAAGACACAAGGCTACAAACGCGGCTACTATCGGCACTATGTTTTTAATCGAGACAATCAACCTTGTTTTGTGTGCGGAACCTCGATCGTCAAAGAAATTCTGGGCGGACGGCGACTATATTACTGTCCACATTGCCAAGCGAAGTAA